DNA from Diabrotica virgifera virgifera chromosome 10, PGI_DIABVI_V3a:
AATAACTGATACAAAATTATGGGAAAGAACAAAGCACACAAGCATATCTACTACAGTTAAGAAAAATTAATGGAAATGGATTGGTCATACTTTGAGGAAAGATTaaagcacttgaataccaaccaaCCAGAGGAAAAAAGGAACAGAGGAAGACCAGACAACAACTGTAAAAAACTacaacgagagaacacgaaaaaattggactatGACAGGGTGAAGTCAAAAACAAACCAAGAAATAGAGGTGAATGGAAGGAACAGTACACagtttatccagagaataaaaaagaaagaagatgAGCTGCATCAATCTAACACTTTTGGCTAAGAAACGTATAAGCGCCCTCTACAAGGGTGGATGGAACTAGAAAGAGAGAGAATCATTTAAACAGAATATTCTTttacaaataataatttatttgattcTATATAACTactcaaaataaataaataattaaatacttaAAATACTGTTAATTTGTACAAGTAAAATATACGAAAGCTAAATAAATCTAATTAGTCTTTGAATCCAGTAAAACGATTTTTTCGTCAAGTTCCATCTTAACTGGTGCGATACTTTCTCCGATAACTTCAACTGCTTGTGGTACTTGGCCATCTTCAGAAGCAAAAATAGCAACTGGTTGAAGAACTGGTACCAGTTGTGCTTTCAATAAGTTCTCCTTTATGTCTACTGGTTCTACTGGGCTATTTTGGATAATAACTTCAGCTACTTCGAGGGGCTTAAGTTGATCTTCAGCTTTAACTACGTCTTGTTGAATTGGAGCTTCAATAGACTTAACGATTGCTTGAACTGCATCATTTGCAACATTAGCAACTGGTGTTTCGACTATGTTAATTTGCTCGGAGATAAATGGAATAGATTTAATTACTCCAGAATTAATTTGGGCTGCTGCTGGTATTTTAGGCACAACAGACTCAGATAGGATACCCTGCGAACCTACAGACTCACGTATAACAACTTCAGGTAAAACTTGTTCAGGAATAATTGCTTTGGGAACAAAAACTTCAGGTAAAATCTCGTCAGCACTAACAGGATCTGGTATTATGTCTTTAGGAACAAAAGCTTCTGGAAGAACTTCTTCAGCTGTAGCAACTTCAGGTATATTTACATTAGACGCAAATGGTTCAGGTAAAATATCTTCCGGAGCTTTTAAATCAATCTCTATTGATTTAACTGCTTGAACATTGGGATCATCGTTTACGTCATTATCAGAAACCTTCACTGCCTGTACTGATGGTACTTTTTCTGTTACTTTCTTTTTATTCGAACTAGGTGACTTTCGTTGGGGTATTCCACTTGATTCTGCTACTGTTGAAATGACTGTTATTCCATTAGCTGCATTGATGTCCGAAGCTGCCAATGCGCATCCTTCCTGGTCTGTTTTTACGAAGAAATTTCTGCTGATCTTGTATTTATCTAGCACTCCGTAGATTTTTTGGAGGACTGGCCCTGATGGAAGACGCTCTCTTGTCATTGCCCATACACTTTCTGaaagtaaaaaaacaatttagAATATGGCTGTCAGTAAAGTGTATTATTTGATAAGGAGCATACGTCGGACACTTAATAACACGCTCTGAGATAATACAAGCCATACAATcataaaaaaatggcaaagcgatgggtcctgatgaaattccaaGTGAAATGTACCAGCTTATAAAAATAATAGCAGAATTTTAGAGGCTATGACTTCCTTTTTCAATAacatttataccagcggacacCCACCTAATGGTTGGACAATTCATTGTTCACAGCTCTACCTAAATAGGGTGACCAattcataaacttgaaaaaacgggacacatccaaggagcagtagCACACCTaaaatttttctctggggggggGAGGTTGGCTTGGGCACCGaaacattttcctactattctttacACATTTTTCATATGCCCTAGGGGAAAGGGGATTTATCCCCCCAAAACCCTCTGTGTGTGCCACTGCCAAGGAGGGTTTGAGGCGATACCCAAATAGCTAGGAGCAATtgaaacatggtcttttagctaatttgggacctataaatccttttcaatttacctttcaatatgtaatttacgtacgatcaagactgcgaaacagacagaacaccaaaaaaatttccaccagAATAACATGGATCAACAACCCGCCAGAACCAAACAGGTgggaagaatacaaaatagcgaGAAATAAAGTCAACTCAActtttacgggacgtttggtcaccctaacctaagaagacaacatcaaaaacctgtgctgattatagaacaTCAGTTAagccatttattgaaaattttaaagtaatacGTAGCCTGGTTTCCGTAAAGGCTTTGGAACGAAAGAGACATTGTTTGggatgaacgtacttgctcaaaagATGTCGTGATATATCTATAGACATGTACTGTTGTTTATTGACTTCCAAAGAGCATTTGATATTGTGTCAGCACTCTATATTGAACGAAATTCTAAGAAATATTGGCTTGGACTGCAGGGACGTTCGCATAATTGCAAATTTGTATTTAAATCAAACAACATCAATTTTAGTAGACGGtatggaatcacaggctcttaatattaaaaaagaagtacgGCAGAGATGCCTCTTATCGCCCCTGCTTTTTAAAGTTTACTCTGAAAGATATAACTTTCTGAAAACAAGAACAAGAAGGAATAATAATGGTGAACGGTGAAGCCATCAATAATTTGCGAGACAGTACTTGTACACCTAGCTTCTACTCAAGAAACTCTGCAAACATTACTTAACCCTTGCAGGACCAACCTTTTATTAGAAACACCGAGGtccaaggagggtcaataaatgtcaatacataaatgaatcaaaaacgtgcttctttcttcttcatgtgccgtgctcgattatcgaacgttggctatcaaattggctatagcaagtttgttaacggcagctcggaaaagggatgcagaggatatgttataccattctctcaggtttttaagccatgacgttcttcttcgacctggccctcttcttccgtctaccttgccttgtattattaaatggagtatattatatctctctgggtgtcgcataacatggccaaaatattcaagttttcgatttttaactgttctgacgacttctgtgacttttcccatccggtgcaaaacaacttcgttacgaactctatccacccaacttattcgtaggattcttcggtatacccaaatttcaaaggcttccaatttcttgagaagagtatctgttaaagtccaaccttcgacaccgtacaaaagagtagagaacacataacatctcactaatctaattttaagattcaaagtaatgttgtttccacataaaagtttctttatcttaaagaatgcagctctggccttctctatacgtattctaatttctttgctcatgtcccagttctcatttagattacaaccaaggtaggtgatactgttagttctctctaattgttcaccataagctgttactacttccggttgtattggcgtcttactgacaaccatcaccttggtctttgcggtgtttagcttgagtccatattcatcacacgttgtggtaatcctattaatcagatgttgaagttcttcataattgctcgcaattaacaccgtgtcatccgcatatctcaaattattaatattgacgccattcattttgataccacattgagcattatccactgctttattgaaaacaaactcagaatagatgttaaatattagtggggacaaaatgcagccctgccttactcctcttcgtatttgaagttcttcagacgtgtcccagccaatcctgatgtttgcacgttgatgccagtaaagatttttgataatgcgtaggtctttatcatcaatacccactttctgaagaatagcaatcatttccgtatgttttgccctatcaaaggccttctcaaagtcaatgaaacacatataaaccggatgtccgacatctctgcatctctgtaccataacctgaatactaaacagtgcttctctggtcccaaggttattgcggaagtgcttctttatttaaactaatttaaaaataacacttttatattattcctagacgttaatagaacagttaaaagatacgaatttataatttacccggagtcCGGAGTGTTCATCTTCAATAAAAAtggcatcatcgtaggatacagaaacatttttgacttcttgctgtgctCACGGCACacatacttgcattttgaacaaactatatggttgtttttgtccacttattggccttttttcttttagattttgctaatttgacacatTAATGATATCttccctttccattttgggatggtgttgaaggtattcaaggggattatttatagtccactgtcaagtttttataaaagtatgaggaaatgaattaaattatagaaatacTCATTATGCCATCTAAAagggcagtagtacgccgacaactactaattatttgagatttttaggaacaaaggtatttagaaaatcggatgtaatgcaatgttgtggatactttttaaccctccttggtccttctagggttaatagtgtcgttgagagctgTAAGAAAGCAGGTATATATCTGAATATACGGAAAATCAAAATACTCCTAATAAGTAAACAGAATATTAAACCGTCTATATGTGTAAATAGTACCAAACTGGAGCaagctataaaattttttatattggaTATCAGTTAAATTGTAAGACAGAGAGTCACGGTGAAATTAGATCCAGAATACAGCAGGCCAGAGCCGGTTTTAGAAGGATGACCAAGGTATTACGTAACAGAGACCTATAATTGGCATTTAGGATCCGTCTATTTCGCTGCTAGAAAGAAATGTGGACAAGTCACTTTAAACAAATACTAATTGAACCAGTTATAAATGATGAAATAGAAGACGAGGACGAAGAAACGATCACACAGGAACCAACATTAAAAGAAGTAAAAAACATTATAATGAAGGGGAATAATGGAAAGGCACCTGGGAAGGACGGAATAAATCTAGAACTAATAAAATACGGAGGGGACATATTGCATGAAACAATACatgaattgattaaaaaaaaaatatggaaaGAGGAGACAATGCCGAACGAGTGGGAAATGGGACAAATTATAACGATCCATAAAAAAGGCGACCAGCATGAGTGTaagaactacagaggtattacaCTATTAAATGTTGCCTATAAAATATTATCGTCAATAATACAAAAGAGGTTAAcggatgaaacaaaaaatattataggACAATACCAATGCGGCTTCGTAAAAGGCAGATCAACAGCAGATGCAATACATACCAtgaaacaaataatgaaaaaGCACACGAACATCAACAtgaaatagaaatattatttatagactttGAACAAGCCTTTGACTCAAAAAAGAGAAAGGAAATAATGAAAGCCCTAAAATATGAAGGAGTAAGTAAAAAATTAAGAAACCTAATAAAAATGTCAATGAACAAATCAAAAATCAGTATTCTAATACCAAAAGGGGAAACAGAAGAATTCGAAGTCGCTCCCAGAAGAATTCGAGGTGGCCACAAGGTGGCTCCCTGTCAGAAACACTATTTAACCTGACAGTAGATTTTGTGTTAAGAAAGATCCCTAAGGGAAACCTAAGAGCATCAGGTTACCAACTAATCgcctatgcagatgatatagcgatagtaacaaaaacacgagaaatcatgaaaaaattattattggagATTGAAGAAGAAGGAAAGAAGATGGAACTAAGAATTAATGAAgagaaaacaaaattaattagacTCGGAAAAGCAGAACAAAACGGAGAGAtaaggataggaaataaaaaattcgaggGAGTACAGAAATTTAATAAATACCTGGGCGTTGTGATAAACAACAAAGGGGAAAGAAAAACGGAGATTGAAGAAAGAATAACTGCGACAAACCGGATATACCAAGCAAATAGAAAACTACTAAAGAgtaaaatattgaccaaacaaacaaacaataataagaccaataacgatgtatgcagcagaaacgacgactatgacaaaaaaagaagaagagaaattaagGATAAATGAACGGAAGATAATAACGACAATACTGGGCTTAGTGTGAATTGAAGAAAAAGAATATAGAAGGAAaacgaataaagaaattttagaagaattaaatggtgaagataataaagaaaataaaagtacaaagaaCCAAATGGTTGGGtgatacagggtgagtcatgaggaactgtacatactcctacctcgtatagaggctcctatggggaataacaaatggccattaaaaagtgtctgctccccttgtttaataatatacagggtgagtttcgcattttgacagaaatttgtattcgtcataatttttgaacggtcagatcgatgtgtctcttattttggccaatcgttacactattacctcctaatcaactaatttattcaaactagaaaaaaatcaggtccggctttaaaaaaattagttcgtttgggtcttagaaaaaatttcaccctgtatatgctttttgaaaactctaacatgaattttacaaattagacaagtaggcaattaaaatggcatatttatttttttccgcacacgattacttaatttaaaaaaaaaataaaatttcactatgaattaaaagtttggtatgagtgaaccataaattaaaaaaaaataacttttattacaaaaattaattttttttgcacaaataagtaatttatgttaccatccaatcaactgatttattcaaattagagaaaaatcaggtccggatttaaaaaattagttcgttttggtcttagaaaaaatttcaccctgtatacgctttttgaaaactctaataataaattttacaaataagacaaataggcaattaaaatggcatatttatttttttccccacacgattacttaattttttattaaaaaatcaaatttgttaaaatcggaattttaacctaaaaatgaaaaaaaaaatgaactcacggtttaactcgctacaactctgttccattttaatattttttttctgaagattttttttttatattttttttacagcacatacctcttaccattgtgaagactatgaaaattgttgcagactttcagtcttcttcttgtaaaagctgcaaacttgtaaatcgcaaaaattaggtggaaaaattttaaatttatcaatttgatcacttctgtgttaaactatagagtccaaaagaagtgttatgggaagttttagatctagacgtgttatagaaaaaaaaatggtaaaacttttaattttaagaaaaacgttgtttttgtaaattaatttttgtaaaaaaagttaatttttttaaatctatgcaaaaactttgccaaactttttatgcatagtcaaatttgattttttaataaaaaaataagtaatcgtgtggggaaaaaataaatatgacattttaattgcctatttgtcttatttgtaaaattcatattagagttttcaaaaaacgtatacaaggtgaaattttttctaagacccaaacaaactaattttttaaatccgggcctgatttttttctagtttgaataaatcagttgattggatgataacataaattaaatatttgttcaaaaaaaaatcatttttgtaataaaagttatttttttaatctatggttcactttaccaaacttttaattattcatagtcaaatttgatttttttttataaaaaagtaagtaatcgtgtggggaaaaaaataaatatgccattttaattgcctatttgtctaatttgtaaaaatcatattagagttttcaaaagtgtatacagggtgaaattttttctaagaccaaaacgaacttttttttaaatccgggcctgatttttttcttctttgaataaatcagttgattggtggtaacataaattaaatatatgttaaaaaaaaattaattttggtaataaaagttaattttgttaaatctgtggttcactttaccaaacttttaatttataatcaaatttgatttttttataaaaaattaagcaatcgtgcgcggaaaaaaataaatatgttattttaattgcctatttgtctaatttgtaaaattcgtattagagttttcaaaaagcttatacagggtgaaattttttctaagacccaaacgaactaatttttttaaagccggacctgatttttttctagtttgaataaatcagttgattaggtggcaatagtgtaacgattgaccaaaataagagacacatcgatctgaccgttcaaaaattatgacgaatacaaatttctgtcaaaatgcgaaactcgccctgtatattattaaacaatgggagcagacactttttaatggtcatttgttattccccataggggcctctatacgaggtaggagtatgcacagttcctcatgactcaccctgtatatggagaAAAGGACCAGAATCAGTATCAAAAGCTATGGTATGGTGGCAACCAGGAGGAAAAAGGAGACGTGGCCGACCCAGATCAAAAGGGTTAACTGAAGTAGAGGAGGACCTAAGAGGGGCAGGAATTACTAAATGGAAAGAGAAGGCAATAGACCGGACGAAATGGAAacatattagtgaacaaatacaatgatcatggggactgatccaccccgtaaaatggatctagaaagcgAAAGCGGCGAAACTCCACATGGTGTGTTAAgccatatactatactatatactatactatttcgctgctacgtgttcacGGTCTTACTTTGTTTATCAcacgattggtgatttatctctagCTATtttgtctcccccattctgcttatgtggttattccattcttttttctatttaacgtccattcgtttatacactgtacgttacattgccTTCGTtactaatgtcttcactcctctttcgatatCTCAGTATATTTCCTCTACTTCTTCTCAGTGCTCTCAtatctgccgtttccagtagtctttgggTTGTGGCTATATTCGGTCTTGTTtttgatgcatatgtcattattggtcttacactggctttataaattcttgacatCATCTCAGTGTTAAAATGTCGGTTACGCCATGACTCCGCCTGCAGTTTTGttgggtggatcgagtagctcgACAGAACTGTTGCCTGTCCCAAGCCTGGATAAAGATGAAGGTAGTGTACAGCCATCTAACTCGTACAAACAGGATTATGCCTCGAAACAGGAATGATGAATGATGATACTTACGTGTATGAATTGGTCCAAAGCCACTGCAACTCCATATAACAGCATAGTTATCATAGTCTGTGTCAAGTACCGTGAGTTGTGCTTGAGAAGATAAAGGTGTTGAATATCTAATGTTAAATTTTCCTTCACCAGATCTTCCTGACAATTCTAGCTGGCCATCTATGACTCGTTTTATTCCAGTCCTAAAAAAACGATAGCATTAATATTTTGAAATTGGTTCTAGATATTTATACATAGTTAATTTCTAAAAGGTCTAAATTTTCCTGTTAGTCATCCATCTATTCAAAACTAAACATATTTAGCTCAGTCGAGAAAATATCTTTACCAATATATTTACCAACGcacgaaaaagaagaatatagaatACTATGTAAAAATTTGATTGGATTGGTTATAATGGATAAAATTCAATATCAGGACAAAATTAAATACCTACCTAATAAAAAACGGACCTTATCCTAAATTAATAACAGATCGAACGAAACCTTTGGAAAacaacatatacagggtgtttggtaaagaatgggccatagcttaaccttagattcctgagcttaaaataggttgatttaagctaacttaccttggtactaaagttaataataacagaaatacagggtgtcaaagttaaactttattttatttattcttgaatatttcttGACAGGCATGAGATACCAAAACGAAATTTGATAGATGGatgttttttgggatgagaaatctaaatctgtcaccaaaaatgatgtattacccagagggcgccacatacacCTTTCAGCGcgcatttaatacgttcaatgttttttatcccccactctacatactttttgaatcaaaacttttattctctagaCATTTCTACTTAAATAAAGTATACTATATTCATCttgctaaactcaaccgttttcgacaTACACGCATTTTAAATTTGCGATGCAACCAGTGGTGGCTGGTCaaaggaggcaagggaggcttagcctccccataaattttttacacacactacactgttttgtttactttgttattttgcttcgcgttagagatatcgcagaaagttatttgaacaagttgttctaaataatattctaacctcacttaaaaaatttcagcacaaaattctcacttttagttttttcattatttgtagtcgggatcctaaaatcgcagaggaggctgctggccggaaaatctcacttgccaATGCTTCGCGTAGCCCAGAGCGAGCGTAAGGatggtttaaggagacccggtctccttaggaGCTGcatcgcttaacgcacacgctgcccggagatcgggcaagtgagattttaccgccagcagcctcctctgcggattttaggatcctgactacaaataatgaaaaaactaaaagtgcgaattttgtgatgaaatttggtatgtgggattagaataatatttggaacaacctgtttaaataactttttccgatatctgtaatacaaagcaaaatatcggtaatttaccgtatttttggattcgcagagtaagccgctttatgaattaaaaaaaaattcagtttatgtttttcctgtatggactgcaaaacttcaaatctgtatttattttgatatgcatatctacttacagagatataattgttaacaaataaacgacacaaactggtaatacacttttacaattatactaactatttttaaaatgatatgatattatgaaattatgaattatgatgatataaaatgtaaataaaaaatggtcaaaaaaatggggccttataTTAGATTtgtagcctcccctattgtaaacaTCACGAACCGCCACTGGATGCAACATCATTTTTTGCAAAATATCactgtagttagacccgaaaataaacttaagacgataataatttccaaaaatgtatcgcaaactCTTTTAATGGAATTttcgatgcaatgacataaatatgagaacttgcacaattattatggcttcaagtttatttttcgggtataacaacaatgatattatgcaaaaaattatgttgcattgcagatttaaaatgcgtttatctcgaaaacggttgagtttagcgaaattagtgtagtataccttttttaagtaaaaatatcaagagaataaaagttttgattcaaaaagtatgttgAGTGTGGGATAAAACAAAttaaacgtattaaatgagcgctgaaaggcgtatgtggcgccctctgggtaatagatcattttggtgacgaatttagatttctcgtcccaaaaaaccccatCTACCAAATTTCGCATTTTTGTCGCATgcttgtcaggaaatattcaagaataaataaaataaaagtttaactttgacaccctgtatttcggttattatcaactttagtattaaggtaagttagcttaaatcgacctattttaagctcaggaatctaaggttaagctttggcccattctttaccaaacaccctgtatataaatagttTCATTCAAATTTAAAGATTATTTAACCGATTACCAAAGAAAATTAAGTACACCTCATTACAGCTAGACACCTCATTTTTATGGGGTACCTACCACAAGTTCATAAAGCGACCACACTACTTAGACCTAGTTGTAGTACCATGAATTCTCATTGTAGTGAAAGTATTATagtgacacatttataaaaaatacacaacactttttaaataaattatcgAGTCTTgtcctaaataaaaataatattttagtatctAAGTTTTGATAAATAGTTCTGATAAATGTGGTATTAGATCATGAACAAAATGATCTCTTTccatcccaggaacgcaactcaaaaataatgacaatatcattttaaagtcatcttatttaaaatgtatatgtctgaattgtcaatataaatgagtcagataaaattaaattattagaagaattttttaccaagtaaaaaatcaaaatttgatcaatttattaatgttttgtattttgagaacgattttcgAAGGAAAAATCGAAAcgttaaaataaacttattttatagccaaattatggcttatttccaataaaaatagtaaattgtattaaaataccacaaaaaatagcttcaaaacaatattaattttaaataccgggtgtccacttatattttcccccattttaactgcgtAAACTTCTAAACGActaaagatagaaatatgcggttttcgctgaaatgttttatttttgtaaaagttttgtctgaaaggattgagttttttatatcgctttcaattacgaaaaaaatggcagatttttgaaaaaaactttgttgacttttttttaatagaacacccagtatattttttgtaaattgaaaaaacggtcattcacctatccagcaatataaagttttttaaaatcggtagccaaatgactgagtaattaatttttaaattgagaggtgcaacgtgtatatcacataactaaataacataactaagcaaattgatattatgttttgtgatttccacattgcatctctcattttaaaaattaattgctcagtcatttgacaaccgattttaaaaaactttataccGTTGAATAGGcaaatgaccgttctttcaatttacaaaaaaatatactgggtgtttcaatagaaaaagtcaacaacgtttttttaatccgcaattttttatttaaaagcgatataaaaaattaaatccattcaaacaaagcttttactaaaataaaacatttcagcgaaaaccgcatatttctatcttgagtcgtttagaatttacaggcagttaaaatgggggaaaatataagtggacacccagTATAATAAGCAAATAATGTGATTTTATTGAAATAACGCGAAAAATTTAGTTTTTAAGGTGTCTAAAAGATGGCACTACTGTTATTACCGCATTTTTACAAATTAATTTCAGTTAAGATTTTTTACATTGCCGTAAGACGTTTACAAAGAATTTTAAGAAGCCgtgtatttttcaataaaataaaaaaaggttagCAATATAGAGTTTGAgatttaaattaaatgacaatTATGACAAGTTTGACATCTTCTCACAAGGCCTGCTAAAATAAAACAGTAAATATCTTACCTTTAACATTAAACCACAATTATCTCCAAAAGTATACTTTAGGTAGGTATAGAGAATCCTAATATTATTTGAAAGACAATTGacttattttttcaataaaattataaaatacagAGGGTTTCGTTTAAAAGTATTGACGTACCTACTGTAGTTAAAGAGATATCatttgtgaatttttatttagaaattcGATTTCGATGTAAATTACTGAAAGACTACATTAACTGTGAAAAGTTTGTGTATCTgtgaaattttttgaaaaaaggtgaataattcaaaaaatataaagttaTGACATGTGGTTATACAAATTTGGTCTATAATTTTACTCAGAATCTTAAAGCAAAATAATAtgcagggtgttctatttaaaataacgAAGTTGTTCACTTCCGATATAACCAGAAGAGACATATCTATCAAAATAT
Protein-coding regions in this window:
- the LOC126893398 gene encoding uncharacterized protein LOC126893398, with the protein product MIRVYLLCCAVVLARAQIPSLGFCPDYLPMSEFDIESFLGKWYEAERYFQFTEVTSRCVVTDYAKGPSGKIYVSNEVTSRLTGIKRVIDGQLELSGRSGEGKFNIRYSTPLSSQAQLTVLDTDYDNYAVIWSCSGFGPIHTQSVWAMTRERLPSGPVLQKIYGVLDKYKISRNFFVKTDQEGCALAASDINAANGITVISTVAESSGIPQRKSPSSNKKKVTEKVPSVQAVKVSDNDVNDDPNVQAVKSIEIDLKAPEDILPEPFASNVNIPEVATAEEVLPEAFVPKDIIPDPVSADEILPEVFVPKAIIPEQVLPEVVIRESVGSQGILSESVVPKIPAAAQINSGVIKSIPFISEQINIVETPVANVANDAVQAIVKSIEAPIQQDVVKAEDQLKPLEVAEVIIQNSPVEPVDIKENLLKAQLVPVLQPVAIFASEDGQVPQAVEVIGESIAPVKMELDEKIVLLDSKTN